In a genomic window of Caloenas nicobarica isolate bCalNic1 chromosome 1, bCalNic1.hap1, whole genome shotgun sequence:
- the CLDN10 gene encoding claudin-10 isoform X1: MASTSAEIIAFLLTISGWVLVSSTLPTDYWKVSTIDGTVITTATFWANLWKTCVTDSTGVSNCKDFPSMLALDGYIQACRGLMISAVCLGFFGAVFGLVGMKCTKVGGSDQTKAKIACLAGLIFILSGLCSMTSCSLYANRITSEFFDPTFVAQKYELGAALFIGWAGASLCIIGGSIFCFSIAENGNSPRRGYAYNGATSVMSSRTKVHNGVPDKTPPKHFDKNAYV, from the exons ATGGCGAGCACGTCGGCGGAGATCATCGCCTTCCTGCTGACCATCTCGGGTTGGGTGCTGGTCTCCTCCACGCTGCCCACCGACTACTGGAAGGTGTCCACCATCGACGGCACGGTCATCACCACCGCCACCTTCTGGGCCAACCTCTGGAAAACCTGCGTGACCGACTCCACCGGTGTCTCCAACTGCAAGGACTTCCCATCCATGCTGGCGCTGGACG GTTACATCCAAGCCTGCAGAGGACTGATGATCTCCGCTGTCTGCCTGGGCTTCTTCGGAGCCGTTTTCGGACTGGTCGGGATGAAGTGCACAAAAGTCGGAGGCTCCGATCAGACTAAAGCAAAAATAGCTTGTTTAGCTGGACTGATTTTCATACTCTCTG GGTTGTGCTCTATGACTAGTTGTTCCCTGTATGCAAACAGGATTACGTCTGAGTTCTTTGATCCTACTTTTGTTGCACAAAA GTATGAATTAGGAGCAGCTTTGTTCATTGGATGGGCTGGAGCTTCGCTCTGCATAATTGGTGGCAGTATATTCTGCTTCTCCATAGCTGAAAACGGTAATTCTCCAAG gaGGGGGTATGCGTATAATGGAGCCACATCTGTGATGTCTTCTCGTACAAAAGTCCACAACGGTGTCCCagacaaaaccccaccaaagcACTTTGACAAGAACGCTTATGTTTAA